The Hemicordylus capensis ecotype Gifberg chromosome 6, rHemCap1.1.pri, whole genome shotgun sequence genome window below encodes:
- the LOC128332169 gene encoding putative protein FAM10A4 yields MDPKSVGDLQALLNQYKQDPTLLRAKQLSFLRDSLESMGDTISGFQRIETFPLRLGKDEGKPPDQATSEESDLEIDEDGVIKPDEDDPQEMGDESIGVTNDMKSNADQKKEEACAALEAGELQKAINLYTEAIKLNPQSSLLYANRASVFVKMQKPNAAIRDCNKAAELHPDGAQAYKWRGKAHMLLGHWEEAAEDLALACIWDYDEDTNTLLKEVQPRALKMIEHHTKYKRKRTLKKIQKIQDTLNWIKNILEEQDKAQREENTWQWMTRIWRRYLDFFMAIMDPRIILAWLDVTWNPDNISKYRDNHKFMKFIGQVD; encoded by the coding sequence ATGGATCCTAAAAGTGTTGGTGATCTTCAGGCCTTGCTCAATCAGTACAAACAGGATCCAACACTTTTGAGAGCAAAACAACTGAGTTTCTTAAGAGATTCATTGGAGAGCATGGGGGACACCATCTCAGGGTTTCAGAGAATTGAAACTTTTCCTTTGAGACTTGGCAAAGATGAAGGGAAGCCACCAGATCAAGCAACAAGTGAGGAGAGTGATTTAGAAATTGATGAGGATGGAGTAATTAAACCAGATGAAGATGACCCACAGGAAATGGGAGATGAAAGCATAGGAGTGACAAATGATATGAAAAGCAATGCTGACCAAAAGAAAGAAGAAGCCTGTGCTGCTTTAGAGGCAGGAGAACTGCAGAAAGCAATTAACTTGTATACAGAGGCTATCAAATTGAATCCTCAGTCCTCGCTCTTGTATGCCAACCGAGCCAGTGTCTTTGTCAAAATGCAGAAGCCCAATGCTGCCATTAGAGACTGCAACAAAGCTGCAGAGCTCCACCCTGATGGTGCACAGGCCTATAAGTGGAGAGGGAAGGCACATATGCTTTTGGGCCACTGGGAGGAAGCTGCTGAAGACCTTGCTCTGGCCTGCATATGGGATTATGATGAAGACACCAATACCTTGCTAAAGGAAGTACAACCCAGGGCTCTGAAGATGATTGAACATCACACCAAATATAAAAGAAAGCGCACACTTAAGAAGATTCAGAAGATCCAAGATACTCTAAATTGGATCAAAAATATCCTGGAAGAACAGGATAAGGCACAAAGGGAGGAAAATACCTGGCAATGGATGACTCGGATCTGGCGAAGGTACTTAGACTTTTTCATGGCCATTATGGATCCAAGGATTATTCTGGCCTGGCTGGATGTGACCTGGAACCCAGATAATATCTCCAAATACCGAGACAACCACAAGTTTATGAAGTTCATTGGTCAGGTTGATTGA